A stretch of DNA from Nitrospira sp. KM1:
GGGCGTTTCGTCTGATCGAGGCTACGCAGAATGTTTCTGGCATCAACACTGGCGGAGGCACCGGACCGACAGGAGTATTTGATAATTTCATCATCCGAGGATTTCAAGCCAATACGAACAATTTTTTCCGCAATGGCCTCTGGGACGGTGTTGCCCAACAAGTTGGCCCGGATACCTATAACATTCAACGATTAGAGGTGCTGAAAGGGCCGGCTTCGGTCCTTTACGGACAGGGCGATCCTGGCGGCATTATTAACATTGTCACGCGCAAGCCGCTGCCGGATCCTCGCTATTCAGGGAATGTCACATTGGGGAACTTCAATTTCTACCGATCAGAAATTGATGCAACGGGACCGTTAAATGCTGGCAAAACGTTCCTGTATCGTCTCAGCGTGGCAGGCCAAAAGGCCAACAGCTTCATCGATTTTGTCAATCGCGACATGATGGCCATCGCCCCTTCCGTGACCTGGCTCATGAGCGCTCGAACGACGCTGACCGTTGAAGCGGATTACTTGCGCCGCTGGTACAACAATATTCCGTCGTTCGCCGTTCCGGGGCAGGGCTCGGTTCTGCCGAACATCAATGGAGAACTTCCGCGCAGTATGTACACCGGACTTCCGAATTTCGATAAGAATGACCGGAGGTCTTATCGCATCAGCTATGACCTCACCCATCAGTTCAACGATCGCTGGTCCATCCGGAATGCGTATCGCTATGCCATTCTCGAATACGATGCGTTTAACGCGGCTCCGAATAACTTGCTCGCTGATCAGCGGACACTAACCCGACTCTGGACTAACAATGAATCGAGCGTCACTCGGCGACATCAACAGAGCATGATTACGAATCTGGTCGGACACTTCCGACTATTGGAGATGGACCATACTTTATTGACCGGCGTCGAACTACGACAAGATCAGAATAACCCTCAGATTCTGACTAACCGCCCCGTTCCATCTCTCGACCTGTTTGCTCCGAATTATGCGTTGGTGCCCGGTGCTCCCACAGGAACGTCATTTTCCGGATCGGACACCAAACTCGCTGGATTCTATCTTCAGGATCAGATCGCGCTCTTGCCGAATCTCAAGTTCATGGGTGGCTTTCGGTTTGACTATGTCCATCAGACCATCACATCTGGTACCACTGAGGCGACGGGAGTTGAACGGGATTCCGATAATACGGCTGTCAGTCCTCGACTCGGCCTCGTCTATCAACCGATCGAAGAGGTATCGCTGTATACATCATGGATGCGTGGGTTTCTACCGAATGCCCCGACAGTCTTCAATCCCAATGGGACTTTATTCGAACCTGAACGCTCGACCCAATATGAGATTGGCATTAAGAACTTTTTCCTCAACAATCGGGTCTCCACTACTTTGGCCTGGTTCCATTTAACGCGCGAAAACCTGCTGACGCAGGACCCGGTGATTCCATTCTTTCAGGTGCAAACTGGGAAGCAGCGGAGCCAGGGGATTGAGCTCGATGTGACGGCGAGTCTGATCGCCGGTTGGAACGTCATCGCCAGCTATGCGTATACGGATGCCGAGGTGACGGCTGATAATAATCCGGCCTTGCTCAACAAACGCCTCGGCAACGTTCCGTACAACAAAGCGACTATCTGGTCCACCTATCATTTCCAGGAGGGACCCCTAAAGGGATTCGGTCTTGGCGGGGGGATCTATGGTTATACCAGCCGCAATGCCTCGATCTTTGGTCCTGGGCAAACGGAGATTCCTGGCTATGTGCGGGTGGATACGGCATTCTATTACGACCGTGAGCTGCCGCAGGGCAATTGGCTGAGGGCGAAGGAAGTCAATGTTGCACTTAACTTCCGCAATCTGCTCGATCAACGGTATGTCGACTCGGCGCAGAATCCGCTGACGCGTTTCTGGTTCGGTGAACCCCGCACCGTGCTGGCCACAGTCGGGTTGCGGTTCTGAGCGGCTCCATAAAGCCCCGGCCAGAGTGATAACAGAAAATTCTGTTGCATCTCCCACCTGGCGAGTGAACATGTCCTCGGTGTTACGAATGGTGTAGACTCCGCCCCCCATCACATTGCCATTTTACACGTTTGAGGTGTTGGGGATATGCCGTAATGCACAGCGATATCCTTCAAGTCTTTCAGGCCTGTGCGGCGGATCTCCGGCGGTTTTTTACCGGCCGTGTCCGTTGCGAGCAGACGGCGGCCGATCTGACGCAGGAAATTTATCTCCGCCTGACGCGGCTCGAGCAGCCGCATCTCATCGCCGATCTCCGTACCTATCTCTTTCGGATCGCTGCCAACCTTGCGACCGATCATGAACGGGCCCGGCAACGTCGTGCGGCCCTGGTCAACGAGGAAGCGGATTGGCAGTCCGTGCCGGATCACGGCGCCTCTCCCGAGACAGCCCTGTTGGCCAAGGAAGAGCTCCGGCTCGTGGAAGAAGCCTTGAGTGAATTATCGCCCCTCTGCCGCACCATTTTTCTGCTGAATCGTTTCGAAGGGCTTGCGCACAGCGACATTGCGGCTCGCTTGGGCGTCTGTAAGAGTACGGTGGAAAAAAACATCGCGCGAGCGCTGAACCATTGCCGGGAGCGGGTGCAGCATCCCGACCGGCGCCGGCCATCCGGGTCGAGTCGCTTCATTCGTCTTTTTGAGAGACGCCATGATTGAAAAGATGGTGCGGGTGTCGTATCTCTGGTGGACTGTGGACAAGGATGGCATCAACCGCCCTGAGCAGCCGGGGGACCGGGATGAGCTCGACCGGGAGGCGGTCGCCTGGCTGGTTCGGCTGACATCCGGTGAAGCCACGCAGGCAGATGAGGAGCAAGCACGCGCATGGCGGGCGCGCAGCGCTTCCCACGAGCAGGCGTTTCAAGCGGCACGGCGAGTATGGGACGGCATGGAGCCGCTTCGCGAGCGGATTCCTCAACTTCACACAGACCTACGGACCGTACCGTTGAGAGGCCGGCAAACATCGCTTCAATGGGGTGCCATCGCCGCCATGCTGGCGTTGATCACGCTGGGAATTGTCTACGAGAACGGCACGCTGAGTATCTGGCTTGCCGACCATCATACGGCGACCGGCCAGCAACAGAGCCTGCGATTGGCTGACGGCACCGTCGCACACTTGAACACGGACACTGCCCTATCCGTCGAGTACAGCGATCAGGCACGCCGAGTCACCCTGCTGACAGGAGAAGCGGCATTTGTCGTTGCCAAGGATTCGTCGCGGCCTTTCATCGTGAACGCGGCGGCCGGTGCCATCGAAGCCGTGGGAACCGAATTCGTCGTCCGCCGCAACGCGGACCGCATCACGGTCACCATGCTGGAAGGCTCCACCCGTGTGACGTATGGAGAGGGACGGCAACAGCCGTCTGCCGCAACCCCGTTGCATGCGCCGCAGCGAGTTCAGTACAGTCAGGAGACCGGCCTCGGTCATGTGGAACAGGCTGACCTTCGCCTGGAAAGCGCGTGGAGAAGAGGCAAGTTGATTTTTGAAGGCGCGCCTCTCTCGACCGTGCTGCAAGAGATCAACCGGTATCGGCCCGGCCATGTCTGGACTCTGCGCCAAGAGCTCGCCGCGATGCCGGTGAGCGGAGTCTTCGATCTCGATCGATTGGACGAGGCGGTCACGGTCATCGAGCACACCTTGCATCTCAAGGTCGTCAGTGTCGGCCATCGGTGGATCTTCCTGCTATAGCATTCTCCCTCCGTTGCAAAATCTTCGTGCCGGCTGCTGGTAAAAAAATCCGTCCGGTTTCGTTCTGCTCAAACGTGTTCTAGGCGAAGACCGAATCGATTGAGTCACGACCTAGGAGCCGAACGATGTCCAGACCCGTACGTTCACGCAGATATCTGATTCCTGCCATCGTCATGATCACTGCGGCTTTTACTACATTGCCCGCGGCCGGCCAATCGCTTGGGACGCCATCTGACGCCACGATGCCGGTTGCACGGCTTATGGCCCAAGCCGACACCGTGGCCTTCAATATTGCGCCTCAGGACTTGAAAACCGCGCTGACCGCATTTGCCGAGGTCAGCGGATGGCAACTCTTCTACAGTACCGAGATGGCCGAAGGCCGACGAACCTCCGGGTTGTCCGGTCAATACGCACCCGAAGATGGACTTCGGCAACTCCTTGCCGGTACGGGGGTGGGCTACCGCCTGACCGGACCCAAAACCGTCACGCTCAAGCGGGCAGACGGGTCCGCACTTGTTCCCGTGCCGCTGGCGGCGGGAGCAGCAGCGGCGGCAGCTGAAGGCGCTGCTACGACTGGAACGGCGAACCAAAAGCCGGTCAAGGTGCCGGAAATCATGGTGAAGGACGTGCGCGAGCGGGATGCCGACACGAAATCCTATGTGGCCGAGGAGGCCAGTACGGCCACACGAACCGATACACCAGTTCGCGATATCCCACAATCAATTCAGGTCATTACTCGAAAAGTGATTGAGGAACAACGGGCTTTTCGCTTAAGCGAGGCGCTACAAAATATCAGTGGATTCAATGCATTTCTTCCGACGAGTCAGACGTTCGAAGGATTTATCATCCGCGGCTTTACCGCGAACAATAACAATTTCTTTCGGAACGGTCTTTTCGATCGGTTTGGCGCACAGTTTGGTGCTGATACCTATAACATCCAGCGCCTGGAAGTGCTCAAGGGGCCGGCGTCAGTTCTCTATGGCCTAGGAGATCCGGGCGGAATTATCAACGTTGTGACGAGAAAGCCTTTGCCGGATGCAGCTTACAGTGGCAATGTCACCCTCGGAAATTTCAATTTCTATAGATCAGAGCTCGATGCCACTGGTCCATTGAACGCAAACAAAACCCTTATGTATCGTCTCAATGTGGTTGGGCAAAAAGCCAATACGTTTATGGACATTGCCCGCCGTGATCTGGTCGCGCTAACACCCTCTGTTACCTGGCTCATGTCTTCTCGTACAACTCTCACCGTGCAGGGCGAATATATTCGGCGTTGGTATAACGATTTGTCGGCGGCCGCCGTACCCGCTCAGGGAACAGTACTGCCGAATGCGAATGGTGAGCTTTCACGAAACTTCTTCGGAGGGTTTGGAGAGTTCGACAAGAATAATCGTACGCTGTATCGCATAGGATACGATTTTAATCATGAGCTTGGACACAACTGGTCGATTCGGAATGCCTATCAATATTCCATATTGGAAATTGATCAGTTTGGAAATAGGCCTCTCGCCCTGCTGGACCAACGCACCTTGACTCGTAGTCCAAACGCGAATCCCGAATCAAGCATTTCCCGCAGCCATATGCACAGCATGGTGACGAATTTAGTAGGACATTTCAAAATCTTGGAAATGGACCATACATTATTGACCGGCTTGGAGTTGCGCCAGGAAAGAGCGAACCCCACCGTTCTAACTAACCGTGGCGGTGCCTCTTTAAATCTAGATATCTTCTCGCCAAACTACGGAATCAACCCCTTCAATGCCCCAATCACCGCCACCAACTATCAAGAGGGCGAACTTAAGCTTGCCGGAGTCTATCTCCAGGATCAGATCGCTCTGCTGCCAAACCTCAAGTTTGTTGGCGGCGTTCGGTTCGACTATGTGAATCAGTCCGCAATTTTTGCACCGCTCGCGAGCAACCCTCCTGACCAAACATCGGATGATACAGCGGTCAGTCCTCGGCTTGGGCTTGTTTACCAGCCCATTGAGCCGGTTTCATTGTATGCCACTTGGATGCGTGGCTTTTTGCCAGTCTCTCCCGGTACGTTCAATCCAGGCGGAGCATTATTTAAGCCTGAACGTTCGACACTCTACGAGATCGGAGTGAAGACATTCTTTTTCGAGAACCGAGTTTCAACCACGCTAGCATGGTACCGCCTGACCAGGGATAACATACTGACTCTTGATCCTTTGGCGCCTGGGTTTCAAGTGCAAACTGGTCAACAGCGCAGCCAAGGGATTGAGTTGGATGTTACCGCTACCCTGACCAGCGGATGGAATGTGATTGCCAGTTATGCCTATACAGATGCGGAAGTAACGCAGGACAACGATCTTACAATTGTTCATAAGCGACTGGGCAATGTGCCATATAATAAGGCTACGCTCTGGTCTACGTATCACTTTCAGGATGGTTCACTGAAAGGCTTTGGAGTTGGAGGTGGAGTTTACGGCTATACCAGCCGCAACGCATCAATATTTGGTCCAGGTCAATTAGAGATTCCTGGCGCTGTGACGATCAATACAGCATTGTACTATGATAGAGACCTTCCGGCAGGCAACTGGTTAGGTGCGAAGGTTGTCAATGTAGCGTTGAATTTTAGAAACCTGTTTGATCAGCGCTATGTCGAGTCGGCGCAAAATACGACAACGAGACTGTACTTCGGTGAACCCCGTACCGTCCTGGCCACGGTGGGGCTGCGGTTTTGAACTATTTAACTTTCGCAGGGCTGTTTTGCGTAGACTCACGCCGGCAGCCCAGGATTCTTCGGCAGGATAGTAGATAAATCGTAGAATTTTCAGTAGACTTGATCGCCACGTGTTGCTGAGTATGGTGAAGAACGCACGGTGAAATTCACCAGGTACTTCGAATTCATTCGGATGCGTCCTGATCGGGCTCTCATTCGCAAAGAGTGGATCGAACAAGTGGTCAACAATCCCGTGAAGGAAGTAGTCCAAAGAGACGGACGAATCCGTCGATGGAGGCCTATCGAAGAAATGGAAAACAGATATTTGCGTGTTGTGTTATTGCCTGACCGCAACACCGTCCACAATGCTTTCTTCGACAGGGGATTCAAGCCATGACCATCAAGTATTTTCAAGACACCGATACCTTGCATATTGAGTTCAAGGCGGTACAAATTGCAGAGACGAGAGATTTGGACGAGAACACGCAACTTGACCTTGATAAGGACGGTAATATCTGCGCCATCACCATTGAACATGCCCACGATCGAGCAGACATCCCGCATTTCTCTTTTGAACAAATCGCAGCCTAATCAGAGCCACATCCATATCTACTGTCAAGGAGGCTGGCACAAATTCTGTCTGCACTTCGATTCTGACGAGCGCATCGATCAGCGCATTCTAAAAGGAATTCAAAGTCTTCACTCGTGACAGTGCCTCTTAATCGGCTCGATCGTTATTTCGACTCCCGGATCTTCTTGATTTCCTCTTCAGTGAATTGGTGCTTAACCTGGTTGGACGTGTTTTCGCCAAAATGCTGAAATGCCGCATCCACCATGAGTGGCGCCAATTCCTTCAGATCCCGTGAACCGCTCGTATTCATCGTTTCACCACGCCATAGCTCCACCGCAGACCCGGTGGAGTTCGACTTCTGAAAATCCACGACGACGATGACGAGCTGATTGGTATAGAGGCGCTGCCCCGTGGATCCTGCAGGCGCGCTGCCCATTCCATAGCCGCCACCGCCGCCGTATGAACCTCCACCGCCTCCCGGACCCATCCCTCCACTGGGGCCCATGCTTCCGCCTCCGGGAGGAAGACCCCCTCCCGCATTGCTGATAGCCCTGGACCCTTCAGTCGTGCCGTACGCAAGGAAGATCCCAAGCTGAGCGGTTTTGGTGCTGGTCTGTTTATAGCCGCGGGCATCCATTTTAGTACTCACGAGGCGTGCATATTCGGGAAAGTCCTGATCCTTTTCCACTTCGTTCGTGGGCAGGACGGTGTAGGTGACGTGTTGAGGGATCGATTCGCCGGATTTGCTCGATCCCGTCACGTTGACCGCGACGGTTTGCGCGCACCCGGCGCACAGCAGCAAGAGTCCGACGATGGTGACGGTGCTGAGCGTTCTCTCCATGCGATGCCTCCCTACTAAGTGATAGCGATCATGATAATGATGGATGGTTCCGGTCATGAGTTCAAGAGCTATCACGGTCTGAAAAAATATTTACAGATCTGGAAACC
This window harbors:
- a CDS encoding TonB-dependent receptor, whose product is MAFSRFRNSKDSFRIVGEVALLALVLCIGLSSMASAAEQQTVRSFNIPAQPLKTSLEQFAEQADVQMLYALDVVEGLQSQPVVGDYTPEQALGIMLAGTGLIMERTDSNTMAVRKPTNVGAAAGAAAAGGAASQKPVKVPEILVKDIRERDNDTKSFVAEEASTATRTDTPIRDVPQSIQVITRKVIEEQRAFRLIEATQNVSGINTGGGTGPTGVFDNFIIRGFQANTNNFFRNGLWDGVAQQVGPDTYNIQRLEVLKGPASVLYGQGDPGGIINIVTRKPLPDPRYSGNVTLGNFNFYRSEIDATGPLNAGKTFLYRLSVAGQKANSFIDFVNRDMMAIAPSVTWLMSARTTLTVEADYLRRWYNNIPSFAVPGQGSVLPNINGELPRSMYTGLPNFDKNDRRSYRISYDLTHQFNDRWSIRNAYRYAILEYDAFNAAPNNLLADQRTLTRLWTNNESSVTRRHQQSMITNLVGHFRLLEMDHTLLTGVELRQDQNNPQILTNRPVPSLDLFAPNYALVPGAPTGTSFSGSDTKLAGFYLQDQIALLPNLKFMGGFRFDYVHQTITSGTTEATGVERDSDNTAVSPRLGLVYQPIEEVSLYTSWMRGFLPNAPTVFNPNGTLFEPERSTQYEIGIKNFFLNNRVSTTLAWFHLTRENLLTQDPVIPFFQVQTGKQRSQGIELDVTASLIAGWNVIASYAYTDAEVTADNNPALLNKRLGNVPYNKATIWSTYHFQEGPLKGFGLGGGIYGYTSRNASIFGPGQTEIPGYVRVDTAFYYDRELPQGNWLRAKEVNVALNFRNLLDQRYVDSAQNPLTRFWFGEPRTVLATVGLRF
- a CDS encoding RNA polymerase sigma factor, whose amino-acid sequence is MHSDILQVFQACAADLRRFFTGRVRCEQTAADLTQEIYLRLTRLEQPHLIADLRTYLFRIAANLATDHERARQRRAALVNEEADWQSVPDHGASPETALLAKEELRLVEEALSELSPLCRTIFLLNRFEGLAHSDIAARLGVCKSTVEKNIARALNHCRERVQHPDRRRPSGSSRFIRLFERRHD
- a CDS encoding FecR family protein, producing the protein MIEKMVRVSYLWWTVDKDGINRPEQPGDRDELDREAVAWLVRLTSGEATQADEEQARAWRARSASHEQAFQAARRVWDGMEPLRERIPQLHTDLRTVPLRGRQTSLQWGAIAAMLALITLGIVYENGTLSIWLADHHTATGQQQSLRLADGTVAHLNTDTALSVEYSDQARRVTLLTGEAAFVVAKDSSRPFIVNAAAGAIEAVGTEFVVRRNADRITVTMLEGSTRVTYGEGRQQPSAATPLHAPQRVQYSQETGLGHVEQADLRLESAWRRGKLIFEGAPLSTVLQEINRYRPGHVWTLRQELAAMPVSGVFDLDRLDEAVTVIEHTLHLKVVSVGHRWIFLL
- a CDS encoding TonB-dependent receptor, coding for MAQADTVAFNIAPQDLKTALTAFAEVSGWQLFYSTEMAEGRRTSGLSGQYAPEDGLRQLLAGTGVGYRLTGPKTVTLKRADGSALVPVPLAAGAAAAAAEGAATTGTANQKPVKVPEIMVKDVRERDADTKSYVAEEASTATRTDTPVRDIPQSIQVITRKVIEEQRAFRLSEALQNISGFNAFLPTSQTFEGFIIRGFTANNNNFFRNGLFDRFGAQFGADTYNIQRLEVLKGPASVLYGLGDPGGIINVVTRKPLPDAAYSGNVTLGNFNFYRSELDATGPLNANKTLMYRLNVVGQKANTFMDIARRDLVALTPSVTWLMSSRTTLTVQGEYIRRWYNDLSAAAVPAQGTVLPNANGELSRNFFGGFGEFDKNNRTLYRIGYDFNHELGHNWSIRNAYQYSILEIDQFGNRPLALLDQRTLTRSPNANPESSISRSHMHSMVTNLVGHFKILEMDHTLLTGLELRQERANPTVLTNRGGASLNLDIFSPNYGINPFNAPITATNYQEGELKLAGVYLQDQIALLPNLKFVGGVRFDYVNQSAIFAPLASNPPDQTSDDTAVSPRLGLVYQPIEPVSLYATWMRGFLPVSPGTFNPGGALFKPERSTLYEIGVKTFFFENRVSTTLAWYRLTRDNILTLDPLAPGFQVQTGQQRSQGIELDVTATLTSGWNVIASYAYTDAEVTQDNDLTIVHKRLGNVPYNKATLWSTYHFQDGSLKGFGVGGGVYGYTSRNASIFGPGQLEIPGAVTINTALYYDRDLPAGNWLGAKVVNVALNFRNLFDQRYVESAQNTTTRLYFGEPRTVLATVGLRF
- a CDS encoding DUF2283 domain-containing protein, which gives rise to MTIKYFQDTDTLHIEFKAVQIAETRDLDENTQLDLDKDGNICAITIEHAHDRADIPHFSFEQIAA
- a CDS encoding DUF4136 domain-containing protein; this translates as MERTLSTVTIVGLLLLCAGCAQTVAVNVTGSSKSGESIPQHVTYTVLPTNEVEKDQDFPEYARLVSTKMDARGYKQTSTKTAQLGIFLAYGTTEGSRAISNAGGGLPPGGGSMGPSGGMGPGGGGGSYGGGGGYGMGSAPAGSTGQRLYTNQLVIVVVDFQKSNSTGSAVELWRGETMNTSGSRDLKELAPLMVDAAFQHFGENTSNQVKHQFTEEEIKKIRESK